From the genome of Acidobacteriota bacterium, one region includes:
- a CDS encoding RAMP superfamily CRISPR-associated protein encodes MPVKLTFEIELHSDYHVSAGGGLGAGVDSALLRESDGVPVLRGTAVTGLLRDGLWRLLQLQPFDQRNCERSGKAGEGTPLYCGQYNPYADECPVCRLFGTPRTPKRWDISSARPVGLEQVGSSKSGWKPGTTAAQVVHRVRINPQTRRAEAGKLFSQEQGDGRLHFRFTADCGSEGEKALDEAALLMAAARNVRELGRSRRRGQGECRIHLAEPASLPGVTKAEDQSLEQALLNRFETRWLSKQAPARSIPSRLIPKVAVAASVAPHTVRRRLIVRIDEPITLARRGDAGNQFETLDAISGVTLRGAFAACIAERVKLDEKTNYEGFVGLILRGQVSFSSLCPAELVGHGDALYPCIPAPRDLLTCKIFPGLAVKPDQHGAQGFAHQSSPAAQQCPQCWAEKKEKTPLRALDGFVVAKQPPQPFHLSQRSELHIQINPVQQRVATGDLFAYSALDAGQYFVGEVTFADDAAWQRFQQMTGLPALGQAFELRLGKATRRGYGRVTARFEDGAGKEPVWIGVPLENRVTDPQQLTLTLLTDTIITDAWGRYHLSFDADWMGRELKLTVDPSTLNVFASTRHVDGFNGHLGLPRWRDTVIEAGSSVGLRLVEPPEDWQQRLREVERDGIGLRREEGFGRVVFNHPVYVGGQGITQSDLQLGNDLRLGDGEHLLRKEDRFEKEWQRVLDREKHWVQCQSEMFAAVARWLLARHAESELNKELLKLADSPSQELRDLIPDYGDRSKESKLNPKGLELISKLLRKLEELVGKYGKQCQARGVMMLADRVAATAELARKGKRQ; translated from the coding sequence ATGCCTGTGAAGCTCACTTTCGAGATTGAATTGCACTCCGATTACCATGTTAGCGCAGGCGGCGGATTGGGCGCGGGCGTTGATTCCGCCTTATTGCGCGAGTCAGACGGTGTCCCGGTTCTGCGCGGAACTGCTGTGACTGGTCTGCTGCGCGATGGCTTATGGCGGTTGCTGCAACTGCAGCCATTTGATCAGAGGAACTGCGAACGTTCCGGCAAAGCTGGAGAAGGAACGCCGCTTTACTGCGGCCAGTATAATCCTTATGCCGATGAATGCCCAGTCTGCCGCTTGTTCGGTACGCCGCGCACGCCGAAGCGATGGGATATCTCTTCCGCGCGACCTGTCGGATTGGAACAGGTAGGATCAAGCAAGAGTGGCTGGAAGCCAGGAACGACCGCAGCACAGGTCGTGCATCGTGTTCGCATCAATCCACAGACACGCCGCGCGGAAGCGGGCAAACTCTTTTCACAGGAACAGGGTGACGGCCGCTTGCATTTTCGCTTCACGGCTGACTGTGGGAGTGAGGGCGAGAAGGCGCTGGATGAAGCCGCCTTGCTGATGGCAGCGGCGCGTAACGTGCGCGAACTGGGGCGTTCGCGGCGGCGCGGCCAGGGAGAGTGCCGAATCCATCTGGCTGAGCCAGCGTCTCTACCCGGCGTTACGAAAGCTGAGGATCAGTCACTGGAGCAGGCTTTGCTTAATCGCTTCGAGACTCGCTGGCTCTCCAAGCAGGCGCCAGCGCGGAGCATTCCTTCACGGTTAATCCCCAAAGTCGCAGTCGCCGCGAGCGTCGCCCCACACACTGTGCGGCGACGATTGATCGTGCGTATTGACGAGCCAATCACTTTAGCGCGGCGTGGCGATGCAGGGAACCAGTTCGAAACGCTGGACGCCATCTCCGGCGTAACTTTGCGCGGCGCTTTTGCGGCATGTATTGCCGAACGGGTCAAACTTGACGAGAAGACGAACTATGAGGGTTTCGTTGGCTTGATTCTTCGCGGGCAAGTCAGTTTCTCGTCGCTATGCCCTGCCGAGTTGGTGGGACACGGCGATGCACTGTATCCCTGCATCCCTGCGCCGCGAGACTTGCTAACTTGCAAAATCTTTCCCGGGTTGGCAGTGAAGCCCGATCAGCATGGTGCTCAGGGCTTCGCGCACCAATCATCACCTGCAGCGCAACAGTGCCCGCAGTGTTGGGCTGAGAAAAAAGAGAAGACGCCCTTGCGAGCGTTAGACGGCTTTGTCGTTGCCAAACAACCGCCGCAGCCTTTTCACCTAAGCCAACGCAGCGAACTACACATTCAGATCAACCCAGTACAACAGCGTGTGGCCACCGGTGACCTCTTTGCGTACTCCGCCTTAGACGCCGGACAGTATTTCGTCGGGGAGGTGACTTTTGCTGACGACGCTGCTTGGCAACGATTCCAGCAGATGACGGGGCTGCCAGCGCTCGGCCAGGCGTTCGAACTGCGGTTGGGTAAGGCGACGCGACGCGGCTACGGTCGAGTGACGGCACGTTTCGAGGATGGCGCGGGCAAAGAGCCGGTGTGGATTGGCGTACCGCTGGAAAATCGTGTAACTGACCCCCAGCAACTCACGCTCACGCTGTTGACTGATACGATCATCACCGATGCTTGGGGACGTTATCACTTGAGTTTCGACGCCGACTGGATGGGTCGTGAGTTGAAGCTTACGGTTGATCCCAGCACCCTGAACGTTTTTGCCAGCACCCGCCACGTGGACGGTTTCAACGGGCACTTAGGATTACCGCGCTGGCGTGACACAGTGATTGAGGCTGGTTCCTCGGTCGGGTTGCGCTTGGTTGAGCCGCCAGAAGATTGGCAGCAGCGCTTGAGAGAAGTCGAGCGAGACGGAATCGGCTTGCGGCGCGAAGAAGGCTTTGGGCGTGTAGTCTTCAATCATCCGGTTTATGTGGGCGGTCAGGGAATCACACAAAGCGATCTACAACTCGGCAACGATCTACGCTTGGGAGATGGCGAGCACCTGCTGCGCAAAGAAGACCGCTTCGAGAAGGAATGGCAGAGGGTGTTGGATCGAGAGAAGCACTGGGTGCAATGTCAGTCAGAGATGTTCGCAGCGGTTGCGCGATGGCTGTTGGCGCGCCATGCGGAGTCGGAGCTAAACAAGGAGTTGCTGAAATTGGCCGACAGCCCGAGCCAGGAGTTGCGTGATTTGATTCCTGATTACGGAGACCGGAGCAAAGAAAGCAAGCTCAACCCTAAGGGCCTTGAACTGATTAGTAAGCTGCTTCGGAAGTTAGAAGAGTTGGTTGGCAAGTACGGCAAGCAGTGTCAGGCGCGTGGCGTAATGATGCTGGCCGACCGAGTGGCTGCCACTGCTGAGTTGGCGAGAAAGGGGAAAAGACAATGA